Sequence from the Nitrosospira multiformis genome:
AGCGCAATGACTAATTTTGAGTGAATTACCCATGAACTACGAAATTTATTCTTATAATGCCTGGGAACTGCCATTTTTAACTCCATGCCGGATAAACTTAATGTTCCAAATCCGTACCAAACTAAGCGGATCAAAACGGAATACTTGCATACATTCGTGTTTGTATGTAAATTATATACAAAAATCTATCGGTGTAAATAGTCAATAAGGAATTCACTCGCACGATGGCCCGAAAAACTAAGGAGGACGCGGAATTAACCCGGCAACGTCTTATTCAGGCGGCACGCGAGGTATTTTTGACGCGCGGTGTCAGTCGCACCACGATGGAGCACATTGCCGTTCAGGCGGGCGTTACGCGCGGAGCCATCTATTGGCACTTCAACAATAAAATCGCCTTGTTTCAGGCGATGCGCGAACAGGTATTTCTACCACTCATTGATCGCATGGACGATACCTTGCTGGTGGAACGCTCTGAAGATCCGCTTGCGTGTGTAGAAAATTTTTTATGCGGCACTATCCAGAACCTGACTGATAGTATCGAGACACGGCAGATTTACGAAATCATGATGATCAAGTGTGAATATGTGGACGAATTCGCTACCGTTTTGCGGCAAATTTTATCAAACTGCTCCGGTAT
This genomic interval carries:
- a CDS encoding TetR family transcriptional regulator, with translation MARKTKEDAELTRQRLIQAAREVFLTRGVSRTTMEHIAVQAGVTRGAIYWHFNNKIALFQAMREQVFLPLIDRMDDTLLVERSEDPLACVENFLCGTIQNLTDSIETRQIYEIMMIKCEYVDEFATVLRQILSNCSGIEEKLKLVYERAKARKQLHASHDPSQLATDTHLFFIGLLHMWVKDTDGNRFRYQAIELVKSHMRLRRR